In Silvanigrella paludirubra, one DNA window encodes the following:
- the infA gene encoding translation initiation factor IF-1 produces the protein MKFDEDDKAKKVELEEDDKPKKVELEGIVAEKLPNNLFIVELDNSLKVLAHVSGRMKMNCINILPSDRVKVELNPNDKTKDGRFRAKIVFRSK, from the coding sequence GTGAAGTTTGACGAAGACGATAAAGCCAAAAAGGTTGAGCTAGAAGAAGATGACAAACCTAAAAAGGTTGAATTGGAAGGTATCGTTGCTGAAAAATTACCTAACAATTTGTTTATAGTAGAACTCGACAACAGTCTCAAGGTTTTAGCTCATGTATCTGGTCGAATGAAAATGAATTGCATCAATATTTTACCTAGCGATAGAGTGAAAGTTGAATTGAATCCAAATGATAAGACTAAAGATGGCAGGTTTAGAGCTAAAATTGTTTTTAGGTCTAAATAA
- a CDS encoding adenylate kinase family protein: MKVIIFLGPPGVGKGTQCSLLSARLGVKHISTGAIIRQEIASESALGLKVKSIVESGHLVDDKSIFECLESTLNVMKPKQNDIILLDGIPRNLSQAKEFDVLISKFSSKVDLVLSLSADLDKLLERFEKRWTCSSCGKIDSIPTGTDVANYVCSSCEKMGTMFRRKDDEPETVKRRFTVYQKETEPLVSYYADRNNLSIIDGLRQPEIVYAEIVSILLRK, translated from the coding sequence ATGAAGGTAATCATTTTTTTAGGCCCTCCAGGCGTAGGTAAAGGGACTCAATGTTCTCTTTTAAGCGCGCGCCTAGGAGTAAAGCATATCTCAACTGGCGCCATCATCCGTCAGGAAATTGCTTCCGAATCGGCTCTTGGATTAAAAGTTAAAAGTATTGTTGAGTCTGGACATTTAGTTGATGACAAATCAATTTTTGAATGCCTTGAAAGTACTTTAAATGTAATGAAGCCCAAACAGAATGACATCATTTTGTTAGATGGCATTCCAAGAAATCTTTCTCAAGCAAAAGAATTTGATGTTCTTATCAGCAAATTTTCTAGCAAAGTGGATTTAGTTCTCTCGCTATCTGCGGACCTAGACAAGTTGCTAGAGAGATTTGAAAAAAGATGGACTTGTTCTTCTTGCGGTAAGATTGATTCCATTCCAACTGGAACAGACGTAGCGAATTATGTTTGTAGTAGTTGTGAAAAAATGGGAACAATGTTTCGCCGTAAAGACGATGAACCTGAAACAGTAAAAAGACGTTTTACTGTTTACCAAAAGGAAACTGAACCTTTGGTTTCGTACTATGCTGATAGAAATAACTTAAGCATTATTGATGGGTTACGTCAACCTGAGATTGTTTATGCTGAAATTGTATCAATTTTGTTAAGAAAATAA
- the secY gene encoding preprotein translocase subunit SecY, with translation MPQGSGWTENVLVKRLLFTLLALLVFRFGVHIPVPGIDAKELALFASQQGAGLLKIFNMFSGGALSHFSIFSLAVMPYISASIIIQLMTVVVPSLEQMQKEGGVGRQKITRITRSLSVLLALVQAYLLSAGLEASRGPNGGMIVLDPGLSFRLMSCVLMAAGSCFVMWLGEQITDKGIGNGISLLIFAGIVAYLPSSANTIIEMVKQNSGALLGALGIVAFALLLVFAVTFFEQSYRKVPIHYAKRLVGKRVMSAQATHLPLKVNMAGIMAAIFASTILAVPATFLSFGSAAGNVWLADFLPGHWLYNAVFVVLGMFFSFFYASIVFKSDDVAENLKKQNAYIPGVRPGSETAEALDTVVTRLTFAGAIYMNLIVVVPSLIGSAFSQQMTFGGTSLLIVVGVGLEAIRQVRAQLATQKYDFLIFPSQSRDTTTANNDTRL, from the coding sequence ATGCCTCAGGGAAGTGGCTGGACAGAAAATGTCCTTGTAAAGCGTTTGTTGTTTACATTGTTAGCACTTCTCGTTTTCCGCTTTGGAGTGCATATCCCTGTGCCAGGTATTGATGCAAAAGAGCTTGCTCTTTTTGCAAGTCAGCAGGGTGCTGGTTTATTAAAAATATTTAATATGTTTTCAGGCGGTGCGTTAAGTCACTTCTCCATTTTTAGCCTTGCAGTAATGCCTTATATTTCTGCAAGTATTATTATTCAACTCATGACTGTAGTTGTTCCTTCACTGGAACAAATGCAAAAAGAGGGTGGCGTAGGCAGACAAAAGATTACCCGCATTACAAGGAGTCTTTCTGTCCTTTTAGCCCTTGTCCAAGCTTATTTATTATCTGCTGGATTAGAGGCATCAAGAGGACCTAATGGTGGGATGATCGTTCTCGATCCTGGCTTATCTTTTAGACTCATGTCTTGTGTTCTAATGGCTGCTGGAAGTTGTTTTGTGATGTGGTTAGGTGAGCAAATAACAGACAAGGGTATTGGAAACGGAATTAGTTTACTTATCTTTGCTGGTATCGTTGCTTATTTACCATCTTCAGCCAATACAATAATTGAAATGGTAAAACAAAATAGCGGGGCTTTATTAGGAGCTCTTGGTATTGTTGCCTTTGCTTTACTTCTTGTATTTGCTGTTACTTTTTTTGAGCAAAGTTATAGAAAAGTTCCAATTCATTATGCAAAAAGATTAGTTGGAAAAAGAGTAATGTCTGCGCAAGCAACACACTTACCTTTAAAGGTAAATATGGCTGGTATTATGGCTGCCATTTTTGCTTCGACTATTCTTGCTGTTCCGGCAACTTTCCTAAGTTTCGGAAGTGCGGCTGGTAATGTTTGGTTAGCTGATTTTTTACCAGGTCATTGGTTATATAATGCGGTCTTTGTTGTATTAGGCATGTTCTTTTCCTTTTTCTATGCATCTATTGTCTTTAAATCAGATGATGTTGCTGAAAATTTAAAAAAACAAAATGCTTATATACCAGGGGTACGTCCAGGTAGTGAAACTGCAGAAGCTTTAGATACCGTTGTAACTCGCCTTACCTTTGCTGGTGCGATTTACATGAATCTTATCGTTGTAGTTCCTTCATTAATTGGTTCTGCATTCTCTCAACAAATGACTTTTGGCGGGACATCTCTTTTGATTGTTGTTGGTGTGGGTCTTGAAGCAATTCGCCAAGTAAGAGCACAACTCGCAACTCAAAAGTATGATTTTCTAATTTTCCCATCTCAATCAAGAGATACAACGACAGCTAATAATGATACAAGGCTATGA
- the rplO gene encoding 50S ribosomal protein L15 — translation MRIEELRPNPGARKDKRRLGRGPGSGLGKTGGRGGKGQTARSGSSIRPGFEGGQTPLYRRIPKRGFKNACAINVESLNLKDSSQYIENGILDGQGFVAKGIAKLLSMGDVPADLKTVKNFVMSSGAREKLLAKGVTIEE, via the coding sequence GTGAGAATAGAAGAACTTCGTCCTAATCCGGGCGCAAGAAAAGATAAACGCCGTTTAGGTAGAGGCCCAGGTAGTGGTCTTGGTAAAACGGGTGGACGTGGTGGTAAAGGCCAAACAGCTCGTTCTGGCTCTAGCATTCGTCCTGGTTTTGAAGGTGGTCAAACTCCTCTTTACCGTAGAATTCCTAAACGCGGATTTAAAAATGCTTGTGCAATTAACGTTGAGTCTTTAAATTTAAAAGATTCTTCACAATACATTGAAAACGGCATTTTAGATGGTCAAGGCTTTGTAGCTAAAGGCATCGCAAAATTACTTTCAATGGGTGATGTACCTGCAGATCTTAAAACTGTGAAAAACTTTGTTATGTCTTCTGGAGCACGTGAAAAACTGCTCGCAAAAGGCGTAACCATCGAGGAGTAA
- the rpmD gene encoding 50S ribosomal protein L30, with translation MQNINTPKIKVTLLRSFAGRSESQRRTLVSLGLSKIGSSRVLPNVNPILGQVNKVIQFIRVEPAE, from the coding sequence ATGCAAAATATTAATACCCCAAAAATAAAAGTGACTTTGCTTCGCAGCTTTGCGGGACGTAGCGAATCACAGCGTAGAACCCTAGTTTCACTTGGTCTTTCTAAAATTGGTTCCTCACGTGTATTACCAAACGTGAACCCAATACTTGGCCAGGTCAACAAGGTAATTCAATTTATCAGGGTTGAGCCAGCTGAGTAA
- the rpsE gene encoding 30S ribosomal protein S5 — MNKEEQKKDRFEDRVVSVSRVSKTVKGGRRMSFSALVVVGDRQGTVGYGLGKAAEVPEAVRKAVAQAKKSLITVPMEKQTIPFVVNAKFGASHLLLSPATEGSGIVAGSSVRAVAELAGIPNIMAKIQGSRNPHNVVKAAFKGLKQLSTTEEYLKARK, encoded by the coding sequence ATGAATAAAGAAGAACAGAAAAAAGATCGTTTTGAAGATCGTGTTGTTAGCGTTTCACGCGTATCCAAAACAGTTAAAGGCGGTAGACGCATGAGCTTCTCCGCACTTGTTGTTGTTGGAGATCGCCAAGGTACAGTTGGTTATGGACTAGGCAAAGCTGCTGAAGTTCCAGAAGCCGTTAGAAAAGCTGTAGCACAAGCAAAAAAATCACTCATTACAGTACCAATGGAAAAACAAACAATTCCATTCGTAGTTAATGCAAAATTTGGTGCAAGCCACCTTCTTTTAAGCCCTGCAACTGAGGGTAGTGGTATTGTTGCTGGAAGTTCTGTACGTGCTGTTGCTGAACTTGCAGGCATTCCTAACATTATGGCTAAAATTCAAGGTAGTCGGAATCCTCATAATGTTGTAAAAGCAGCATTTAAAGGTCTTAAACAGCTTTCTACTACTGAAGAATACTTAAAAGCACGTAAGTAA
- the rplR gene encoding 50S ribosomal protein L18, with the protein MYRIINRKKIRQLRKMRFWRRRSSDLTKPRLCVFKSSRHIQAQVIDDAKGIVIACASSIEADVKATGLRGKTMAVKVGNLVAERAKNAGISAVVFDRNGFTYHGRIQVLADSAREAGLQF; encoded by the coding sequence ATGTATCGTATAATCAATCGTAAAAAGATCAGGCAATTGCGTAAAATGCGTTTTTGGCGCCGCCGTTCTTCTGATTTAACAAAACCACGTCTTTGCGTATTCAAGAGCAGCCGCCATATTCAGGCTCAAGTTATTGATGATGCAAAAGGCATAGTTATTGCATGCGCTAGTTCTATTGAAGCAGATGTTAAAGCAACTGGTCTTCGTGGCAAGACAATGGCTGTAAAAGTCGGAAATCTTGTTGCTGAAAGAGCAAAAAACGCTGGAATCAGCGCTGTTGTTTTTGACAGAAACGGTTTCACATACCATGGGCGTATTCAGGTTCTCGCTGATTCCGCTCGTGAAGCTGGTCTTCAGTTCTAA
- the rplF gene encoding 50S ribosomal protein L6 has product MSRVGKQPIKIPSGVTVKLSGTILEVNGSKGTMKRDTFGRIAIAQENNEVVVSANNGENSSAYWGLYRTLLSNMVQGVSAGFSKSLEIQGTGYRAAMAGKVLNLTVGFSHPVNIEPPTGITFEVDKAGKVNISGVDKELVGQMAAKVRSVRPAEPYQGKGIRYAGEVIVTKVGKSAGKK; this is encoded by the coding sequence ATGTCAAGAGTTGGTAAGCAGCCAATTAAAATTCCTTCGGGAGTAACCGTAAAATTAAGCGGAACTATTCTCGAAGTGAATGGATCAAAAGGCACGATGAAACGTGATACCTTTGGTCGTATTGCTATTGCACAAGAAAATAACGAAGTTGTTGTATCTGCGAATAACGGAGAAAACAGCTCTGCGTATTGGGGTCTTTACAGAACCCTTCTTTCTAACATGGTTCAAGGTGTATCTGCTGGTTTCAGCAAATCTCTTGAAATCCAAGGTACAGGATACCGTGCAGCTATGGCAGGCAAGGTTTTAAACCTTACTGTTGGTTTTTCACATCCTGTAAATATTGAGCCACCAACAGGCATCACTTTTGAAGTTGATAAAGCTGGTAAAGTAAATATTTCTGGTGTTGATAAAGAGCTCGTGGGCCAAATGGCTGCTAAAGTTCGTTCCGTACGTCCTGCTGAACCTTACCAAGGTAAAGGCATTCGTTACGCTGGCGAAGTTATTGTAACTAAAGTTGGTAAATCTGCAGGTAAGAAATAA
- the rpsH gene encoding 30S ribosomal protein S8, whose protein sequence is MYATDPIADMLTRIRNASSAGLKYTTIPASIIKIEITKILETEGLIRGFRLIKDNGQGKIKIAMKYSEVGQPVIRGITRVSKPGCRVYKGVEDLPKIRGGLGFAILTTPKGVLTSKTARKERVGGEVLAYIW, encoded by the coding sequence ATGTACGCTACTGATCCAATCGCTGATATGTTAACACGTATCCGTAATGCTTCTAGTGCAGGTCTTAAATATACAACAATTCCTGCAAGCATTATTAAAATTGAAATTACAAAAATCTTAGAAACAGAAGGCCTCATTCGTGGGTTCCGTCTAATCAAAGATAATGGTCAAGGCAAAATTAAAATTGCCATGAAATATAGTGAAGTTGGTCAACCGGTGATCCGTGGAATTACACGTGTATCTAAACCTGGTTGCCGCGTTTACAAAGGTGTTGAGGATCTTCCAAAGATCCGTGGTGGTCTTGGTTTCGCAATACTTACTACGCCAAAAGGTGTTCTTACAAGCAAAACAGCTCGTAAAGAACGCGTTGGTGGAGAAGTTTTAGCTTATATTTGGTAA
- a CDS encoding type Z 30S ribosomal protein S14, with translation MARLAMINKANKKAKFSTRQHNRCNQCGRPRAYYRDFGLCRICLRKNALSGQIPGMVKASW, from the coding sequence GTGGCTCGTTTAGCAATGATTAATAAGGCAAATAAAAAAGCCAAGTTTTCTACGCGTCAGCACAACCGCTGTAACCAATGCGGTCGTCCTCGCGCTTACTATAGAGACTTTGGTCTATGTCGTATTTGCTTACGTAAAAATGCCCTTTCAGGACAAATTCCTGGAATGGTCAAGGCAAGTTGGTGA
- the rplE gene encoding 50S ribosomal protein L5, which translates to MAKFSDKVLPELKKLHTEKNVMELPKIVKIVVNTCQGEATQNIKALEAAAAELELITGQKAVITRAKKSIATFKLRAGMPIGASVTLRKERMFEFYDKLVSVALPRVRDFRGVSSNSFDGRGNYSLGIREQIIFPEIEADKVDKTRGLSITIVTSAKTDEEARELLTLLDMPFRK; encoded by the coding sequence ATGGCAAAGTTCAGCGACAAAGTTTTACCTGAACTTAAAAAGCTTCATACAGAAAAAAATGTGATGGAGCTTCCTAAGATCGTAAAAATCGTTGTTAATACTTGCCAAGGCGAAGCTACTCAAAACATTAAGGCACTTGAAGCAGCTGCAGCTGAGCTTGAGTTGATTACTGGTCAAAAAGCAGTTATTACTCGTGCAAAGAAATCAATTGCAACCTTTAAGTTACGCGCAGGAATGCCAATTGGCGCTTCTGTAACTCTTCGTAAAGAACGCATGTTTGAATTTTACGATAAACTCGTTTCGGTAGCACTACCTCGCGTACGTGACTTCCGTGGAGTTTCATCTAATAGTTTCGACGGTCGTGGCAATTATTCTCTTGGAATCCGTGAACAGATCATATTTCCTGAAATCGAAGCGGATAAAGTAGATAAAACACGTGGCTTGAGTATCACTATCGTGACATCTGCAAAAACAGATGAGGAAGCTCGTGAGCTTCTTACTCTCCTCGATATGCCGTTTAGAAAGTAA
- the rplN gene encoding 50S ribosomal protein L14 gives MIQPESILVAADNSGARSLNVIRVMGGSFRRYARVGDLIVVSVRDAVPGGRVKKGEVHKAIVVRCKKEVSRTDGSRIRFDENAAVLVKIVKNEKEPVGTRIFGPIARELRQRNCGKIISLAPEVL, from the coding sequence GTGATTCAGCCAGAATCAATCCTGGTAGCAGCCGACAATAGCGGTGCGAGAAGTCTCAACGTCATTCGTGTTATGGGCGGTTCTTTCCGTCGTTATGCACGTGTTGGCGATTTGATCGTCGTATCCGTAAGAGATGCTGTGCCTGGTGGGCGTGTTAAAAAAGGCGAAGTACACAAAGCAATTGTAGTTCGTTGTAAGAAAGAAGTTTCGAGAACAGATGGTTCTCGTATTCGTTTTGATGAAAATGCTGCTGTTCTTGTAAAAATTGTCAAAAATGAAAAAGAGCCAGTTGGAACCCGTATTTTTGGACCAATTGCTCGTGAATTAAGACAACGTAATTGTGGCAAGATTATCAGCTTGGCTCCGGAGGTTCTATAA
- the rpsQ gene encoding 30S ribosomal protein S17: MENNKITKNPIRGRVVAISKDTKTVKVEVPRVVPNKTYGKRLHLHTSLLADTFGVQNIVVGKDVDILPCRRISKNKSWKVVSVVAH, translated from the coding sequence ATGGAAAACAATAAAATCACTAAGAATCCTATTAGAGGCCGTGTAGTAGCGATCTCAAAAGATACAAAGACTGTAAAAGTAGAAGTTCCTCGTGTTGTTCCTAATAAGACATACGGCAAACGTCTTCACCTTCATACTTCTTTGTTAGCTGACACTTTTGGTGTTCAAAATATCGTGGTTGGTAAAGATGTTGATATCTTGCCTTGCCGCCGTATTTCCAAAAACAAGTCATGGAAAGTTGTTTCTGTTGTTGCTCACTAA
- the rplP gene encoding 50S ribosomal protein L16, with amino-acid sequence MLAPKKVKFRKSHKGRIKGVADRCNSVDFGDFALQALEPGKLEARQIEASRIALTRHIKRGGKVWIRVFPDKPITKKPAETRMGSGKGGLDRWVCPIRSGRVIFEIQGVPANLAKEAFDLAAAKLPFKTRMMSRSDKVWENQ; translated from the coding sequence ATGCTAGCTCCAAAAAAAGTTAAATTCCGTAAATCTCACAAAGGCCGCATTAAAGGCGTTGCAGATCGTTGCAACAGTGTTGACTTTGGAGATTTCGCTCTTCAGGCTCTTGAACCTGGAAAACTAGAAGCTCGTCAAATTGAAGCAAGTCGAATTGCCTTGACCCGCCATATAAAACGTGGTGGAAAGGTTTGGATTCGTGTGTTTCCAGACAAACCTATTACAAAGAAACCAGCTGAAACACGTATGGGTTCCGGTAAAGGTGGTTTGGATCGTTGGGTTTGTCCAATTCGCTCAGGTCGCGTAATTTTTGAAATTCAAGGTGTACCAGCAAATCTTGCTAAAGAAGCATTTGATCTTGCTGCTGCTAAACTTCCTTTCAAAACTCGCATGATGAGCAGAAGTGATAAGGTTTGGGAAAATCAATGA
- the rpsC gene encoding 30S ribosomal protein S3, giving the protein MGQKVHPIGLRLGINKTWDSRWFSKREFAKNLNEDLNVRKFISKKYAEAGVARVEIERAAKQVVVKVYTAKPGKLIGKQGKGIELLRDEVKTVLKSNDKSIKVDVFEVKNPDTNAQLAAFNVAQQLEKRISFRRAMKKVMQQAMKAGGKGIKIRVAGRLNGAEMARTEWYMEGRVPLHTLRADIDYGTSEALTTYGLIGVKVWLFKGEVFGKTAGSVAPSSKNARNEE; this is encoded by the coding sequence GTGGGTCAGAAAGTACATCCAATTGGTTTGAGACTTGGGATTAACAAGACTTGGGATTCTCGTTGGTTTAGTAAACGTGAATTTGCAAAAAATCTTAATGAAGACTTGAATGTTCGCAAGTTCATATCAAAAAAATACGCAGAAGCTGGCGTTGCACGCGTTGAAATCGAACGCGCTGCAAAACAAGTTGTAGTTAAAGTTTACACAGCTAAGCCTGGTAAACTTATTGGTAAACAAGGTAAAGGGATTGAATTACTTCGTGATGAAGTTAAAACAGTTCTTAAATCTAATGACAAATCCATCAAAGTTGATGTTTTTGAAGTTAAGAATCCTGATACAAATGCTCAATTAGCGGCATTCAACGTTGCACAACAACTTGAAAAACGTATTTCCTTCAGAAGAGCTATGAAGAAGGTTATGCAACAAGCTATGAAAGCAGGCGGAAAAGGAATCAAAATCCGTGTTGCTGGCCGTTTAAACGGTGCAGAAATGGCTCGTACAGAATGGTATATGGAAGGACGCGTTCCTCTTCATACTCTTCGTGCAGACATTGACTATGGAACTTCCGAAGCTTTAACAACTTACGGACTCATTGGTGTTAAGGTTTGGTTATTTAAGGGTGAAGTTTTTGGGAAAACAGCTGGTAGCGTTGCTCCTAGTTCCAAAAATGCACGCAATGAGGAGTAA
- a CDS encoding large ribosomal subunit protein uL22, translating into MDAKATHYAAKCTARKARLLRPLIIGKTVSQAIAVLSVERRSGSVATVKLIRSALAQLPENSAVNTVISDFVVNEGPRRRMFMPRAQGRATPILKKTSHLTIRLKLN; encoded by the coding sequence ATGGACGCAAAAGCAACACACTATGCTGCAAAGTGTACCGCACGTAAGGCAAGATTGTTAAGACCGCTAATCATTGGCAAAACTGTTTCTCAAGCAATTGCTGTGCTTTCTGTCGAAAGACGCTCTGGTTCTGTAGCGACAGTAAAGCTTATCCGCTCTGCGCTTGCACAGCTTCCTGAGAATAGTGCTGTAAACACTGTAATTAGTGACTTTGTAGTGAATGAAGGTCCCCGCCGTCGCATGTTTATGCCACGCGCACAAGGACGTGCTACGCCTATATTAAAAAAGACGTCGCACTTAACTATTCGTCTTAAACTTAATTAA
- the rpsS gene encoding 30S ribosomal protein S19, protein MSRSLKKGPFVDTHLLKAADKNKGAAKVIKTWSRRSTIIPDFVGLTFAVHNGKKFVPVYVNENMVGHKLGEFSPTRTFHGHGADKKAAKKK, encoded by the coding sequence ATGTCACGTTCGTTGAAAAAGGGTCCTTTTGTTGACACCCATTTGCTCAAAGCAGCAGATAAAAACAAGGGTGCCGCTAAAGTAATTAAAACCTGGAGCCGCCGTTCCACAATTATTCCAGATTTCGTTGGACTCACATTTGCAGTTCACAATGGAAAAAAGTTCGTTCCCGTTTATGTGAACGAAAATATGGTTGGACACAAGCTTGGTGAATTTTCGCCAACTCGTACTTTCCATGGTCATGGTGCGGATAAAAAAGCCGCTAAGAAAAAGTAA
- the rplB gene encoding 50S ribosomal protein L2 has protein sequence MRKMGIRQLRPYTATTRTQSYINYREVLTTDTPYKPLLAPNPRKAGRNNTGRITVRHQGGGNKIKYRIIDWKRSRKDVEGVVTSVEYDPNRTAFISLVKFIDGDRRYVLATNGVKVGTKIIASHEADIKAGNSLPLKKIPAGTIIHSVEMRPGAGAKLVRSAGASATLVGRIEKYAQIRMPSGELRLIPEDCYATIGTVSNADHMNVSIGKAGRNRWKGVRPTVRGVAMNPVDHPMGGGEGRTSGGRHPCSPWGQLSKGYKTRKVKPSDKFIVSRRKK, from the coding sequence ATGAGGAAAATGGGAATCAGACAATTAAGGCCTTATACGGCTACAACAAGAACACAAAGTTACATCAACTACAGAGAAGTTCTTACTACTGATACTCCTTACAAGCCGCTCTTGGCTCCAAACCCAAGAAAAGCGGGTCGTAATAATACTGGTCGCATTACTGTTCGCCATCAAGGCGGCGGAAATAAGATCAAATATCGTATTATTGATTGGAAGAGAAGTCGTAAAGACGTTGAAGGTGTTGTTACTTCTGTTGAATATGATCCAAATCGTACAGCTTTTATCTCTCTCGTGAAATTTATCGATGGAGATCGTCGTTATGTACTTGCTACAAACGGTGTTAAGGTTGGTACAAAAATTATCGCTTCTCACGAAGCTGATATCAAGGCTGGCAATAGCCTCCCACTCAAGAAGATCCCTGCTGGTACAATTATCCACAGTGTTGAAATGCGTCCGGGAGCTGGTGCAAAGTTAGTTCGTAGTGCTGGTGCATCTGCAACGTTAGTTGGTCGTATTGAAAAATACGCTCAAATTCGTATGCCATCAGGTGAACTTCGTCTTATCCCTGAAGATTGCTATGCAACCATCGGTACTGTATCCAATGCGGACCATATGAATGTTTCTATTGGTAAAGCTGGCCGTAATCGTTGGAAGGGCGTTCGCCCAACTGTTCGTGGTGTTGCTATGAACCCTGTTGACCATCCAATGGGTGGTGGTGAAGGTCGTACAAGTGGTGGCCGTCATCCATGCTCACCATGGGGTCAATTGTCTAAAGGTTACAAAACTCGCAAGGTAAAACCTAGCGATAAGTTTATCGTAAGCCGTCGTAAAAAATAA
- a CDS encoding 50S ribosomal protein L23 encodes MNMRSDYVIKGSVLSEKSFSLLENKVYTLKVDLKATKTDIKAAVKDVFGVDVINVNTSILRGRIVRKARSKKGGAVEVKLPNIKKAFIRLKDGQELPAPVMNTQAETVTE; translated from the coding sequence ATGAACATGCGTTCGGATTATGTTATCAAAGGCTCAGTTTTAAGTGAAAAATCTTTTAGTCTTTTAGAGAATAAAGTTTACACACTTAAAGTTGATCTCAAAGCTACAAAAACAGACATCAAAGCAGCTGTTAAAGATGTTTTTGGTGTTGATGTTATCAATGTAAATACTTCTATTCTACGTGGAAGAATTGTACGTAAAGCGCGTTCTAAAAAAGGTGGCGCTGTTGAAGTTAAACTTCCTAACATCAAAAAAGCGTTTATTCGCTTAAAAGATGGGCAAGAGCTTCCTGCACCAGTTATGAACACGCAAGCAGAAACTGTAACGGAATAA
- the rplD gene encoding 50S ribosomal protein L4: MVSYADRNKGTLWQVIKAYRANQRQGTVGVKTRAMVRSTGKKPYKQKKTGSARRGSFVAPLHVGGGVAHGPKARDYRQAIPVKMSRVALGIAISERIKSGKIFVGSLDFPSGKTKDAASALKNVADLSGNTLVCLSNPNESTIRALRNIRGVHLVSPEQVNAFTILQARSLIASPEAFKVLESRIAD, encoded by the coding sequence TTGGTAAGCTATGCTGACCGTAACAAAGGCACTCTCTGGCAGGTTATTAAGGCTTACAGAGCCAACCAAAGACAAGGAACTGTTGGCGTAAAAACACGCGCAATGGTTAGATCTACTGGTAAAAAGCCTTACAAACAAAAGAAAACAGGAAGCGCTCGTCGTGGTTCTTTCGTAGCTCCTCTCCATGTTGGTGGTGGTGTTGCTCACGGACCTAAAGCGCGCGATTACCGTCAAGCGATTCCCGTAAAAATGAGTCGTGTTGCTCTCGGTATTGCAATTTCTGAGCGTATTAAGTCTGGCAAAATTTTTGTTGGTTCACTTGATTTTCCAAGTGGAAAAACAAAAGATGCGGCGTCTGCACTAAAGAATGTTGCTGATTTGTCTGGAAACACTTTGGTTTGCTTAAGCAATCCAAACGAAAGCACAATTCGTGCACTTCGCAATATCCGCGGAGTTCACCTTGTGAGTCCAGAACAAGTAAATGCATTTACTATTCTTCAAGCACGCAGTCTTATTGCAAGTCCAGAAGCGTTCAAAGTTCTTGAATCTAGGATAGCAGACTGA